The genomic window GCAGCAGCGACGAGGCGGCAACGCCTAGCGGTCTGCGCTGCGGACCAGGCACGGGTGAAGTGGCCGGCGAGTGCGTCGCTGGCGCGATCGGTGAGGACGGCGGAGCCGGGGCCGACGGTGGAACGACATCAGGAGATGGCGGTGCGCTCAAGTGCGGCGCGGGAACGCTCGAGGTCAACGGCGAGTGCGTCGTCGCGTCCACGGCTCCGGTCACGGCACCCGCGGGGCCGACCCTCGCCGCAGGAATGCAGACGGTCTGCGCCGTCACGGCCTCGGGCGGCGTCAAGTGCTGGGGCGAAGGTGACAACGGTCAGCTCGGAGACGGCCTGCAACGTCAATCGGGTACGGTCGTGGTTGCCTCGACGGCAGAGGCCGACGGCGGGGTCGGCGCTCCGCTGAGCAACGTCAAGGCCGTCGCCGCGGGCAGCGACAACGCGTGCGCGCTCACCCAAGCGGGTGCGGTCTATTGTTGGGGCGGGAGTTCGGGGCTCGGACTTGGCGCCTACGACGACGCTTACACGGCGCGACTCATTCCTTCGCTGGCCTCGCGCGTCTCACGACTCGCCATGGGTTCCGGTCACGCCTGCGTCATCGTTGACGGCACCGTCAAGTGCTGGGGCGACAACTCTTCCGGCGAGGCCGCGCAGCCACCGAGCCAGGACGGAACCTACGTTCCCTTCGACGTCGCCGGGCTCCCCGGTCCCGCAGTGGAGTTGTCACTTGGCCAACGGCACACGTGCGCGACCCTGCAAAGCGGCAAGGTCTTCTGTTGGGGCGACAACGAGGACGGCAAGCTCGGCGACGGTACGACCGCGCAATCGAACAGCCCGAAGGAACCGGTGCTGGTCAACGTCACCGGCGCGGTCGGTAAGGTCATCGCCACCTATGACAGCACCTTCGTCCTTGGTGGCGCGGGCGCGGTCTTCGCGACGGGAACGAACAACTACGGTGAGCTCGGTCTCGGCAACGACGACGGCGTCTTTCTTCCATCGGCGGCGCCACTTTTCGCCGGCGCAACCAGCGTCGCAAGTGGTCGGTACTTTTCCTGCGCCCTCTTCGGCGGCACGGTGAAGTGCGTCGGTCGGAACCAAGCAGGTCAGCTCGGCGACGGCACCAAGACCGACAAGATGTCCGCCCTCGCCGACGCGCAGGGCCTCACCGACGCGACCGAAATCGTTGCCGGCGACGACTTCGCATGCGCCAAGCGCTCCTCCGGGGAGATTCGCTGCTGGGGCTCCAACGACACGGGTCAGCTCGGCATCGGCCTCAGCCGCACGCAGGCAACGCCCTTCCCGCTCAGCGCTTCTTACGCGCACATGGCAGCGGGCAACAACGTCGGTTGCGGCATCACATCGGCGGGTGCGCTTCGATGTGCGGGCCTTGACAGCGGCGGGCTCGGGACCGGTACGGCGACCTACGTGACGCTGCCCGCGCCCGCGACCGTGTCGGGTCTGTCGACCGGGGTGACCGGCGTCACGGTGGGGCAAGACTTCACGTGCGCGCTCCACGCGGGTGCGGCCAAGTGTTGGGGCCAGAACTCCCAGGGTCAGCTTGGGATCGGTGGCAGCGCGGCTTCGCTCTCACCCACACAGGTCACGGGGCTCGATGCGAACGTGACGGACATCGCAGCGGGACGCCAAGCGTTCGCCTGTGCGGTCCAAAGCGGCGCTGCCAAGTGTTGGGGCCAGAACTCCTACGGCCAACTCGGCAATGGCTCGAACGCAGCGAGCTCAACGCAGGTCCAGGTAACCGGACTCGACTCGGGCGTCACGCGAGTTTGCACATCGTCGCAGTTTGCGTGCGCGGTGCAGGGCGGCGCCGTGAAGTGCTGGGGCCAGAACTACAACGGCGTACTGGCGACCAAGAACACGTCGAACACGCCATTCGCGATTGCTGCCCTCGACAGCGGGGTGACACACCTCGCCTGCGGCAACGACTTCGCGTGCGTGATTCAGGCGGGAGCGGTGAAGTGTTGGGGGGCTAACGGCTACGGCCAACTGGGCGACGGCGGCACCGCGTCGACGCCGACGCCGGCGACCGTCTCCGGACTGGCAAGCGGAGCGACCCTGCTCGCAGCCGGCGACTACCACGCCTGCGCCTACGACGGCACCTCGCTCCGCTGCTGGGGATACAACCAACAGGGCGCGATTGGTGTGCCGGGCCCCAACAGGTCATCACCGGTGGTGGTGCCCGGCGTCTCGGGCCTGATCGCGCTGAGCGCTGGCCGAGCGAGCACGATGGCGTCAAGCGGGACCGCCACGTGGGCGTGGGGCGACAATCGCTACCAGCAGCTCCACACGCAGGTGCCGGCTCAGTCGCTCGTGCCGGTGGCTGTCGTGGGCTTCTGACACGGAGCTGGCCCTCGTAAACCTACGAGGGCCGCCGCGGCCTAGCCTCGAACCTCGTTTCGCGCGAGCTGAAAGAGGACGTTCGCCGCTCGTCGCGCGTCCTCGTAGCGCGCGAGATCCGCGACGCCGATCACACCGCGGGGCCGATCGTCGTCATCGCACACGATGACGTAGTGACTCCCCGATTCGATCATCTTCGCTTCGGCCTCAACGACGTCGTCGCCCAAGCGGCAGCGCACCGCGCCCCGGGCGATCCGCGACAGGTGCACCTCGTTGGGCGCGCCACCGGCGAGAATCTCGTGAACGAGGTCGCGCTCGGTCACGACGCCGGCCAACCGCCCGCTGTCGTCCACGACGGGAATGATGCCGACGCGGCCATCCCGCATGAGACGGGCAGCTCTCACGGCCGTGTCAGTGCGCATGGCCGTAACGACCGGGTGCTGCATGAAATGCTCGCAATGCATGGCGACCTCCGCGGCGCTCGGAGCAAGGATGATGCCCGCGTCGCGGCCCGCAATTTTGAGGTTACCCGAGGGCTAACCGCAGAAATCGCTTCGCCCCGGCGCCAGAGTTGCGCGCCTCATGAACGCCGCTTGGGCATGGCCATGAGGTCGTCGTGGACGTTTCGCACCGAGTCCGGCACCGTCGCGTCGTGGCTGCCTCCAATCCTGTCGCGGGCACGCAGCCAGCGCTCGCCATCGACTGTGGTGTCGCGCGCTGTCGTCGGGCGGCGCGCCTCGAAGCGTTCGCACACCGTCGTAGGCTCCGATGACGGGACGGCTCTGGAGATGCCGTGCTTACGCGAGCGCGCTTGCGCCGCCGCGGCCTCCAGCGCACTGGCCGCCCCAAGCCGACGCGGCGGCGGAGGCGATTCCGTCTCCGATACCGCCAAGACGCGCGGCGACGACGCCAGCGGAAGGCGCGCGACATTCGAGGGCCGGCGGCGCGGTCGTGGTGGCGTGGGAGGCACGGGCGCCATGGCTCGTCGCGAACGGGGACGCGAGCTAAGGGCGACCGTGGCAGCCAACGCCACGTCGCTGTCCATGGCGTCGGCGACCGACATCAAGTCGCCCGCGAGCACGCGCTCCTGCGCCACCTCGAGTCGTTCGAGCATGAAGAGCGCGACCGCGGCGGCCACGAGAAACGCTCGCCACTCGAGCCACGAAGGCGGCGCCCCTAGGCCCACGATCAAGAGGAGCGGAAACCCGAGAGCCCGGGCCGCGGCGAGCGCCACCCGCAGGCGGCGACGCGAAGAGCGAGGCGGAATGCGAGGCGGCGGCGTTGCCGCGCGACGTGAGCTTCGGTCAAAGCGCCAGCGGTCGGACCAGGCTCCAGGAATCATCGTGGGTCCATCGGCGCCGGCCGCCCGCGAGTTGCGTAGCGGCGGTGCGAATCCGCTATTTTTCCCGAGCGCCCAACGCACGTTCAGTGGCTGAGAGCTCGAGGACGTAGCCCCGCGAGCAGCGCCTTCCGCGAATCTGCGTGTCGTCGCGCACGAACCCTTTTCGTTCGTAGAAGCGAATCGCGTCGAGCATCTCGTGGGTCGTGTCGAGGACGAGTCGGCGCGCTCCTCGCGCCTTCGCAAAACCGAGCGCCTCGCCGTAGAGTCGAGACCCAAGCCCGGTGCCGCGTGCGCTGCCGTGCAAGTACATCTTGCGCAATTCGAACGTCGACGGCGTGTCGGCCAGCGGCGCCACACCCGCGGTCCCAACGATTCGGCCGCCTAGCTCTGCGACCCAGAACGCGCCACCGATCGCAGCGTATGAATCCGGCAATCCGCGAACGGCCTCGTCGGTCTCGCTGCCGGCGCCGAAGGAGAGACCGAACTCGTTGAGTATGAGCGTGATGAGCTCCATAACCGTGGGCACGTCTTCGTAAGTCACTGTTCGTACGTGCGTTACCATGGCGAGCATCCTAGACGACCAGTGGCGAGTGCCGCGACGGTCGGCGCGTCGTTCGTCCACGAACGAGACTCCGCGTGGCGCCCTTTGGGCGTCGCCGCGCGGAGCCGATTCGTCAACCGATGCGGCTATGCGATGTGCCCCCGCGGAAGACGAACTCACAATCCGGCGAGGCGCTTTCTGATCTCGGCCTCCTGCGCCGGATCCACCAGGAGCGCTGACTCGCTCAGCGCGACGAGAGGGTTCCCGCTCACGGGCGGCGCCGACGGCGGACGCGTCGCCCGTGCGATTTGCGCGCGCAGCTCGGCCGCGGCGCGCTCGGCCGGATCGTCGACCCGCGAGAGCGCATCGGCGACGCACTTCTGTGCGTGGGCCCGAGCCGACGGGATCGCGACCTCGACCTCCACGAGGGGGCGCGCCGCCAGCACGTTCGCCAGCACGTCGCAGTCCACGTCCGCGGCAGGCCGAATGGCGGCGAGCGAATCTGCAACGACTCGATCGCCGAAGGTCGCCGCCCTCACGCCAAGGATGCCCGCACCGGCGGCCGGGAGTGCCGTCGCGCAGGAGAGGAGCAGCATCCAGTTTCGGCGGTGACGCCGATTGACCATCACCGCCGCCAACAGCCCGACGACGCACGCGGGCGCGGCGATGGCCGCACCGAGGAGCGCGGGAGCGCGCGCGAGCTCGGCACCTTGCGCGATGGTCTCTTGGATGATGGAGAAGCTCTCGAGCACGCTGTCATAGGGAAAGCGCGACAGGTAGGCCCGCCGTGCCATGAGCCCGAGGCCCGC from Myxococcales bacterium includes these protein-coding regions:
- a CDS encoding RCC1 repeat-containing protein, with the translated sequence MRWSRLPLCVAVLTAAAAASALPGCSSDEAATPSGLRCGPGTGEVAGECVAGAIGEDGGAGADGGTTSGDGGALKCGAGTLEVNGECVVASTAPVTAPAGPTLAAGMQTVCAVTASGGVKCWGEGDNGQLGDGLQRQSGTVVVASTAEADGGVGAPLSNVKAVAAGSDNACALTQAGAVYCWGGSSGLGLGAYDDAYTARLIPSLASRVSRLAMGSGHACVIVDGTVKCWGDNSSGEAAQPPSQDGTYVPFDVAGLPGPAVELSLGQRHTCATLQSGKVFCWGDNEDGKLGDGTTAQSNSPKEPVLVNVTGAVGKVIATYDSTFVLGGAGAVFATGTNNYGELGLGNDDGVFLPSAAPLFAGATSVASGRYFSCALFGGTVKCVGRNQAGQLGDGTKTDKMSALADAQGLTDATEIVAGDDFACAKRSSGEIRCWGSNDTGQLGIGLSRTQATPFPLSASYAHMAAGNNVGCGITSAGALRCAGLDSGGLGTGTATYVTLPAPATVSGLSTGVTGVTVGQDFTCALHAGAAKCWGQNSQGQLGIGGSAASLSPTQVTGLDANVTDIAAGRQAFACAVQSGAAKCWGQNSYGQLGNGSNAASSTQVQVTGLDSGVTRVCTSSQFACAVQGGAVKCWGQNYNGVLATKNTSNTPFAIAALDSGVTHLACGNDFACVIQAGAVKCWGANGYGQLGDGGTASTPTPATVSGLASGATLLAAGDYHACAYDGTSLRCWGYNQQGAIGVPGPNRSSPVVVPGVSGLIALSAGRASTMASSGTATWAWGDNRYQQLHTQVPAQSLVPVAVVGF
- a CDS encoding GNAT family N-acetyltransferase; the protein is MVTHVRTVTYEDVPTVMELITLILNEFGLSFGAGSETDEAVRGLPDSYAAIGGAFWVAELGGRIVGTAGVAPLADTPSTFELRKMYLHGSARGTGLGSRLYGEALGFAKARGARRLVLDTTHEMLDAIRFYERKGFVRDDTQIRGRRCSRGYVLELSATERALGAREK
- a CDS encoding CBS domain-containing protein; its protein translation is MQHPVVTAMRTDTAVRAARLMRDGRVGIIPVVDDSGRLAGVVTERDLVHEILAGGAPNEVHLSRIARGAVRCRLGDDVVEAEAKMIESGSHYVIVCDDDDRPRGVIGVADLARYEDARRAANVLFQLARNEVRG